The genomic DNA ATATTGTTCGAATTGTACTGGTTTACCTGTTTCGGCAACTTTGGTATATATTTCAATATATGGGGCTTCTTTTGTCCCGTAGAGTTCGGTTGCTAATTTCCCTACTGCATCTTTAGGTTTAATACCGATATTTTTTTCAGAAGCAGCATTAGCTTCGAGTATTCGATAATCAATTGCTGAGCCTTTATTGTCATAAACAATTTCATGGAGATATACCCCTTCACCCATTTCAGAAAATAATGAATGAAATTTTGCTTCACTTTTTTTAATTGCATTCTCGCTCTTTTGTAATTTGTTAACCGGTTTTAATATTTGACTTGCAAACCAAAATCCTGCTAACAAAATGATCAAGAGCGATATGAATAATATCGGTATAATGATATATAATTTTGATTTTATAGCTTCTGAAATCATATTTTTGGTTATGCCGATATGTGCAGTTCCTATTTGATTTTTTTTTATAAAAACAGGAACAGCAATATCATAAATATTATTCTTCTGCATTTCAATTAGTTGAATTTTGTACCTTTGTTGAGATGTAACCCTATTTACATTTATTAAATCTTTGGGAAAAGCATCTCCAAAACTATGAGCTAATAATTTATCTTCTGAATTTACGATAAAAGAATAAGTAATATGTTTATTGTGCTTTTTCATATTATTAACTATTCTGTCTAATTGCACAATATCATTGGTAAGAATTAAATTGGCACAATTATTTGATAACACCGTTGTTTGATCTACACCTATTTGTTTTAATAATCTGTTGAGTGTTTGCCGATAGATTATATTTCCAACCGATAAAACAGTTATCCAAATAAAAAGACCAACCAAAAACATTACTAATACTATTTTTAATCTTATATGTTTCATTCTCATTTTTATTTTTCCTTTTCCTGAAATTCGTTTAACCATTTTTTCATCTGTCTAACTGATTCATAATGTTCGTCATCAACAATTGCAAATTTTTCAATCATTATTTTATTAAGAATTTTCTTACCTTCTTCGGTTTTGTGCATATTTAGCAAAATTTTTTCAACTTTGTTTTTTAATTTTTTGTCAATATCAGGATGAACTACAACAGGGGGAATTCCAAAAGGTCCGAATTTCCGGATAATTTTTGTTTGTGAAGTGAATTTCGGATTTGTTGCATTCATATATTCCCAAATTAAGTGATCAACCGTGGCTGCATCTACCTTTTTTCTGGCAACCATTTCTATTGAATTATCGTGTGAATGTGTATAAATAATACTTCTGAAAAAAGTTTCGGGATATTGTCCTAATTTTGATAATTCGTAAGTTGGAACAAGACAACCGGTATTTGATTTTGGGTCGGTAAATGCAAAATTAGTTTGTTTTAAATCTGCAAAGTTTTTGTAATCAGCATCTTTACTTACAATAACATAAGAATAATAGACAGTTTCACCATTAACAACAGGAACTACAAGCAATTGCATTCCGAATTTTTCTTTACCGGTAACATAAGGTCCCGAACATACAAATGCAAAATCTATTTTTTTATTTTCAAGCAATTGATTTACTTCTCCGTAAGTATCACGTTGCACAAACTCTACTTCTTGCCCGATTTTTTCTCCGATATAATCAAGTAATTTTTCGTAATAAACGAATGTTTCTTTTGGAGAAATCATTGCTGCAACTGCAATACGGATTTTATCTTTCTCATCTGAAGTAGTTTTGTCTGTTTTAATCACATCACCCATATCTATTTTTTTCTTATTCTCTTTATTACTACACCCAAGAATAATCAATAATAACAATAAAATAGTTAATACTTTTTTCATTTCC from Candidatus Cloacimonadota bacterium includes the following:
- a CDS encoding PAS domain-containing protein, with amino-acid sequence MKHIRLKIVLVMFLVGLFIWITVLSVGNIIYRQTLNRLLKQIGVDQTTVLSNNCANLILTNDIVQLDRIVNNMKKHNKHITYSFIVNSEDKLLAHSFGDAFPKDLINVNRVTSQQRYKIQLIEMQKNNIYDIAVPVFIKKNQIGTAHIGITKNMISEAIKSKLYIIIPILFISLLIILLAGFWFASQILKPVNKLQKSENAIKKSEAKFHSLFSEMGEGVYLHEIVYDNKGSAIDYRILEANAASEKNIGIKPKDAVGKLATELYGTKEAPYIEIYTKVAETGKPVQFEQYFSPLKKHFHISVYSPEKNKFATVFSDITERKQAEE
- the phnD gene encoding phosphate/phosphite/phosphonate ABC transporter substrate-binding protein, producing MKKVLTILLLLLIILGCSNKENKKKIDMGDVIKTDKTTSDEKDKIRIAVAAMISPKETFVYYEKLLDYIGEKIGQEVEFVQRDTYGEVNQLLENKKIDFAFVCSGPYVTGKEKFGMQLLVVPVVNGETVYYSYVIVSKDADYKNFADLKQTNFAFTDPKSNTGCLVPTYELSKLGQYPETFFRSIIYTHSHDNSIEMVARKKVDAATVDHLIWEYMNATNPKFTSQTKIIRKFGPFGIPPVVVHPDIDKKLKNKVEKILLNMHKTEEGKKILNKIMIEKFAIVDDEHYESVRQMKKWLNEFQEKEK